One genomic region from Prunus persica cultivar Lovell chromosome G3, Prunus_persica_NCBIv2, whole genome shotgun sequence encodes:
- the LOC18784395 gene encoding uncharacterized protein LOC18784395, which yields MEDFRSKSCRDGRMEVYYGGKAAPTSMQDLRSFSTNYAGSCVSQPNHQMVKDVKIKKGKSSLGSTSRSWSLTDPELQRKKRVAGYKVYTAEEKMKGSLRKSFRWIKNTYTQVVYGWK from the coding sequence ATGGAGGATTTCAGATCTAAGTCATGTAGAGATGGGAGGATGGAGGTTTACTATGGAGGCAAGGCAGCTCCAACAAGCATGCAGGATCTAAGGAGTTTCAGTACCAATTATGCAGGTTCTTGTGTTTCTCAGCCAAACCATCAGATGGTTAAGGATGTGAAGATCAAGAAAGGGAAGAGCAGTTTGGGGTCCACCTCAAGGAGCTGGAGCTTAACTGATCCAGAGTTGCAAAGGAAGAAGAGGGTTGCTGGCTATAAGGTTTATACTGCAGAGGAGAAGATGAAAGGGTCTCTGAGGAAGAGTTTTAGGTGGATCAAGAACACCTACACCCAAGTAGTCTATGGCTGGAAATAA